A genomic stretch from Longimicrobiaceae bacterium includes:
- a CDS encoding glycosyltransferase → MRVAITHDWLTSYGGGERVVRELHRMFPDAPIYTAVYDPSRVPASAREWDVRPSFLQRIPFAKQKYQFLLPLMPLAFEQFDMSRYDLVITSSSAFAKGVITSPGAVNVCYCHTPCRYIWDLYHDYTRGHRARALIAPAAHALRVWDRLSSDRVDHFVANSYEVASRIRRHYRRDSELIYPPVDVDRITPNGRDPDDFYLVVSRLVPYKRVDLAVEAANRLRRRLVVVGDGTERRRLEALAGPTVEIRGWQSDESVADLLARCRAFLFPGWEDFGIAPVEAQAAGRPVIAYGRGGALETVVDGATGVLFDEQTVEAVVEAMQRADGIAFDPAVCRRNAERFGTEVFRARLGAAIEHQLQAARAARPTLPSRAEYQESA, encoded by the coding sequence ATGAGGGTCGCGATCACCCACGACTGGCTTACCTCGTACGGGGGCGGTGAGCGGGTCGTCCGGGAACTGCACCGCATGTTCCCCGATGCGCCCATCTATACCGCCGTCTACGACCCGTCCCGCGTCCCCGCGTCCGCGCGGGAGTGGGACGTCCGGCCGTCGTTCCTGCAGCGCATCCCCTTCGCCAAGCAGAAGTACCAGTTCCTGCTGCCGCTCATGCCGCTGGCGTTCGAGCAGTTCGACATGAGCCGGTACGACCTGGTGATCACCTCCAGCAGCGCCTTCGCCAAGGGCGTCATCACCTCGCCCGGCGCCGTGAACGTCTGTTACTGCCACACGCCCTGCCGGTACATCTGGGACCTGTACCACGACTACACCCGCGGGCACCGGGCGCGGGCGCTGATCGCGCCGGCCGCACACGCGCTGCGCGTCTGGGACAGGCTCTCGTCCGACCGGGTCGACCACTTCGTCGCCAACTCGTACGAGGTGGCCTCCCGCATCCGCCGGCACTACCGCCGGGACTCCGAGCTGATCTACCCGCCCGTGGACGTGGATCGCATCACGCCCAACGGCAGGGACCCGGACGACTTCTACCTCGTCGTCTCGCGCCTGGTCCCCTACAAGCGGGTGGACCTGGCGGTGGAGGCGGCGAACCGCCTGCGGCGGCGGCTGGTGGTGGTGGGCGACGGGACGGAGCGCAGACGCCTCGAGGCGCTCGCGGGTCCGACGGTGGAGATCCGCGGGTGGCAGAGCGACGAGTCGGTGGCGGACCTGCTCGCGCGCTGCCGCGCCTTCCTCTTCCCCGGGTGGGAAGACTTCGGGATCGCTCCGGTGGAGGCGCAGGCCGCCGGACGGCCGGTGATCGCGTATGGCCGGGGCGGCGCGCTGGAGACGGTGGTGGACGGCGCTACGGGGGTGCTCTTCGACGAGCAGACCGTAGAGGCGGTCGTCGAAGCGATGCAGCGGGCGGACGGGATCGCCTTCGATCCGGCCGTGTGCAGGCGCAACGCGGAGCGGTTCGGGACCGAAGTGTTCCGGGCGCGGCTCGGCGCCGCCATAGAGCACCAGCTCCAGGCCGCGCGAGCGGCCCGGCCGACTCTTCCGTCCAGGGCCGAGTACCAGGAGTCCGCGTGA